The sequence GCGCAAAAGTATCCTGTACTATTTTGCCGTCATGTTTCATAAGCAAACTGTCATTTGACTTTGGTAGAGGTTCCTTCCTGGTAATATTTGAGAACACTTGAACCCCCTTGCTGACAAAGAAACGGTCTGATGTAAATACAATTCGCTTGTTTTGCTTCAATTCTTCATCCAAGCCAATATACTCCGGTTCATCATTTGAACGCAAAGCATAGTATTTTTCAAATGCTAGTCGGTGTAGGAATACCTCGGCTTTCGTGTTTTCACGCAAAAAAGCTCTTAGCCCGCCACCATGATCATAATGCCCATGCGAAATAATCAGATAATCAACCTCAGAGATATCTACATTCAGCTTCTTTGCATTTTCAAGAAATAACTCACTAGCGCCAACATCAAAAAGAATTTTGTGACTATTTGCTTCTATATAAAGGCTAAGTCCGTGTTCGCTGCCGAAGTTTTTGGATAGCGCTGTATTCTCAACTAGTGTTTTGATAATCATGACCTCAGCCCACCACCTTCTTCAAACAGCAGTTCCATTGTCTTGCTATAAATTGCTTTCACTGCTGCACCTGAGGCACAGTCTATATCAACAATTGTCTGCCCATTATTAATTGCTTTTACCGCGTCCAAATCAAAGGGTATTCTACCCAAAAGGCTAATTCCCTGACCTTTACAGAAGTTTTCTATCTTTTCTGTGTTTTGCATATTTGTGTCAAACTTATTGATACATACCGCCGTCTTTACGCCAAATTTCGCAGCTGTATTTATAATCCGCTCCATGTCACTAATTCCGGATATGGATGGCTCGGCCACAATTAACACCATATCAACACCGCTCAAAGACGCTATAACCGGGCAGCCTATACCGGGAGATCCGTCAATAATGGCAAACTCCACATCAGCGGCTGCTGACTTCATTTGCTTCTTTACCTCGGTAACCAACATTCCGGAGGTTCCGCTGCCCATTTTTAGCTGCGCTGTAGAAAATACTTTTTCTCCATCTGTATATAACAGCAGTTCACCAGCTACAGCAGGTTTTAAAGTCACAGCTTCAACAGGGCAAACAAGCTCGCAAACCCCGCAACCTTCACAGGCAAAAGGATCTACCTTGTATTTCCCGTCTGCTGATATAGCTTCAAATCGGCAGTTTTGCATGCATTGTCCGCACTCTATGCACAGCTCGATATCTATCTCGGCTTTCGGCAAACCATAAAAGTCTGTTTTCTTTGGCAGGGAGTTTTGCTTTGTTATAAGATGCAGGTTAGGTGCATCTACATCACAGTCTGCATAAGCCTTAGCCTTTGAAAGCTTGATAAAAGCACTGGCTATTGTAGTTTTACCAGTACCGCCTTTACCGCTAAGAATTAGAAGTTGTTTCATGATGCACCTCCTTTTTCACAGTCTCCAGCAAAAAAGAAAAAATCGTCCGGTATCTTTCACTTTTCCTTACAGCGATTTCTGCATTTGAATTTAGCATACCGAGTGCACTGTCAAATGGAATTCGACCTATAATTTTTATGTTCTTTTCTATGCAGAATTGCTCTGATGGATTTTCACCATCAAGGCACTTGTTAAGAACAACTCCGAACGGCTTGTTAAATAACTTCACCAGTTCATATACCATGTTAAGGTTATGAACGCCGAACAATGTAGGCTCAGCTACTAATATACAGTAGTCTGCATCCTTAATGCTTTCCATGACTATACAGGCACTTCCGGGAGGGCAGTCGATAAATATCGTCTTGTTCCTTTCAGGTTTGTTCTCATTAAGCAACTTTTTTATAATTGGTATACCCGAAGGTTCACCGGTGTTCAATATTCCTGTATATACTGTTACCTGGTCCGAA comes from Capillibacterium thermochitinicola and encodes:
- a CDS encoding MBL fold metallo-hydrolase — protein: MIIKTLVENTALSKNFGSEHGLSLYIEANSHKILFDVGASELFLENAKKLNVDISEVDYLIISHGHYDHGGGLRAFLRENTKAEVFLHRLAFEKYYALRSNDEPEYIGLDEELKQNKRIVFTSDRFFVSKGVQVFSNITRKEPLPKSNDSLLMKHDGKIVQDTFAHEQNLIIEEAGKTLLVTGCAHNGIVNILEYFHDLKRRMPNYVIGGFHLSNRSGGNEVHEMIDRIGKYLVDTKAKFYTCHCTGLEPYKRLKTIMGDSIDYLSAGSEIHI
- a CDS encoding ATP-binding protein — encoded protein: MKQLLILSGKGGTGKTTIASAFIKLSKAKAYADCDVDAPNLHLITKQNSLPKKTDFYGLPKAEIDIELCIECGQCMQNCRFEAISADGKYKVDPFACEGCGVCELVCPVEAVTLKPAVAGELLLYTDGEKVFSTAQLKMGSGTSGMLVTEVKKQMKSAAADVEFAIIDGSPGIGCPVIASLSGVDMVLIVAEPSISGISDMERIINTAAKFGVKTAVCINKFDTNMQNTEKIENFCKGQGISLLGRIPFDLDAVKAINNGQTIVDIDCASGAAVKAIYSKTMELLFEEGGGLRS
- a CDS encoding nucleotide-binding protein, which produces MRIAVLSGKGGTGKTLVSVNLAAAAKISTYIDCDVEEPNGHLFFKPENIQEEEVHVRIPKVDGKLCNGCRKCVDFCKFNALAYIKDKLIIFEDICHSCGGCILLCPEKALTEKEKVIGKIQKGASDQVTVYTGILNTGEPSGIPIIKKLLNENKPERNKTIFIDCPPGSACIVMESIKDADYCILVAEPTLFGVHNLNMVYELVKLFNKPFGVVLNKCLDGENPSEQFCIEKNIKIIGRIPFDSALGMLNSNAEIAVRKSERYRTIFSFLLETVKKEVHHETTSNS